From a single Oceanobacillus kimchii X50 genomic region:
- a CDS encoding bifunctional cystathionine gamma-lyase/homocysteine desulfhydrase: MRDKTKMIHGGVTSDERTGAVSVPIYQVSTYKQDGPGEHRGYEYSRTGNPTRYALETVIAELEEGNAGFAFGSGMAGITSIMMLLESGDHVIMTDDVYGGSYRLMTKVLNQYNIEHTFIDTSSDESVINAIKPNTKAIYIETPTNPLLKITDIKEMSTIAQKHNLLLIVDNTFATPYWQKPLTLGADIVLHSATKYIGGHSDVVAGLVAVNSKDLAERIHFIQNSVGAVLGPQDSWLLLRGIKTLAIRMEAIERNTKKLIAYLEQNPKVEKIYYPGLENHPGHQIAKQQAAGFGGMVSVDVGSGELADKILSKVEFFTLAESLGAIESLISIPAKMTHASIPSDRRKELGITDGLIRLSIGIEDIDDLIEDLENAMQ; encoded by the coding sequence TCCCAATTTATCAAGTAAGCACATATAAACAAGATGGTCCAGGCGAACACCGTGGTTATGAGTATTCCCGTACAGGCAATCCTACCAGATATGCACTTGAAACAGTAATTGCTGAATTAGAAGAAGGAAATGCAGGCTTTGCATTTGGTTCAGGAATGGCTGGAATTACTTCTATTATGATGTTGTTGGAATCTGGAGATCATGTCATAATGACAGATGATGTCTATGGCGGATCTTACCGATTAATGACGAAGGTATTAAATCAGTATAATATAGAGCATACTTTTATTGATACGAGTTCTGATGAATCTGTTATCAACGCAATTAAACCAAATACAAAAGCGATTTATATAGAAACACCAACAAATCCATTGTTGAAAATTACAGATATTAAAGAAATGTCAACGATTGCACAAAAACATAATCTTCTACTAATTGTAGATAACACCTTCGCAACTCCATATTGGCAAAAACCATTAACATTAGGTGCGGATATCGTATTGCATAGTGCTACAAAGTATATTGGTGGGCATAGTGATGTTGTTGCAGGATTAGTTGCAGTAAACTCTAAAGACTTAGCGGAGCGTATCCATTTTATACAAAACTCAGTTGGAGCAGTACTTGGTCCACAAGATTCATGGCTCTTACTACGTGGGATTAAAACATTAGCAATTCGTATGGAAGCTATTGAGCGAAATACAAAAAAACTTATTGCATATTTAGAACAGAATCCAAAAGTAGAAAAAATATATTATCCTGGATTAGAAAATCATCCGGGACATCAAATTGCTAAACAACAAGCAGCAGGGTTTGGTGGAATGGTTTCAGTCGATGTAGGAAGTGGAGAACTTGCAGATAAAATTTTAAGTAAAGTAGAATTTTTTACACTTGCAGAAAGTCTTGGTGCAATTGAAAGTTTAATATCCATACCTGCAAAAATGACACATGCCTCTATTCCTTCTGATCGTAGAAAAGAATTAGGTATCACAGATGGGCTTATTCGTTTATCGATTGGTATTGAAGATATAGATGACCTTATTGAAGATTTAGAAAATGCGATGCAATAA